In a genomic window of Pseudoliparis swirei isolate HS2019 ecotype Mariana Trench chromosome 20, NWPU_hadal_v1, whole genome shotgun sequence:
- the nlrc3l gene encoding uncharacterized protein nlrc3l, translating into MDPDSEVGSVLRQENGEEDDDDDEKEEEQKKKRRPPSSYGSMKSESDVMEEEEEEEEEELHVFQLPFPPESTPHQGTGLQMIRSDSPETLYTNTTEQTRPPGAVVIDTRSSDPGDAPEDDEDEEEDELLTTNSPEPPDPVEPEEPADESSQPGRLHPEQDLPHIFKSIQSAVGRLSAEELLRFKVGFCQWESRVALTRLLEGDLLDLVDRMLEVLGPDRSLLHTIKTLESMKKSHEAEELRKSCKKALIRFQLTQSLLSEHQTLREGVVQAGRRSLLEKVFVEPLISTRCRGGVDPAHEFGPRPLSTPPGADAAVGLSELFRLRRADGEPVRTVVTTALPGGGMSVCVGKFCLDWAQRTGNQDLQFVFTLSLHSVWRLSSRRPPEDLTAMELLEALHPEVRGLGALEALHPEVRGPGALHPEVRGPGALEALHPEVRGPEDLEALHPEVRGPEDLEALHPEVRGPEDLEALHPEVRGPGALEALEACRYLIIMDSLDGYQGTLDWENAPVLTDPRARAPPAVLLVNIIRGSVLRGARVWILGRHAAVSQIPPQHVDVVTEIRGFSDQKVDEFLTLRFSDADLSAKIIRHYKLLPSLRILARQPFVCWMLATVFERCYRYHGYGAHPPRLTPFYVNTVIIQTNRRLQFYCGKTDHELKWSSDDRKLLTAMGKMALEMLLADTSVFSVADVERSGVALTEVTVFSGLCTELPAAASGRRSFCFIHFSFQEFMAALFVFTAFRNESLNVLDVSGSQPSALKAPPPPTAAGLVQSAVALALAAPPGRYDMFLRFLCGVLSPDCHAERLQGFLFGRRAPPVAGLGDARRLLERSVRTAEERHRDRLDNLRECLREMTQQDE; encoded by the exons ATGGACCCGGACTCTGAGGTGGGAAG CGTTCTTAGGCAGGAGAATggggaggaagatgatgatgatgatgagaaggaggaggagcagaagaagaagaggaggcctCCCTCCAGTTATGGATCAATGAAGAGTGAGAGTGATgttatggaggaggaggaggaggaggaggaggaagagctccatGTCTTCCAGCTCCCATTTCCACCTGAGTCGACTCCTCACCAGGGGACagg GTTACAGATGATTCGCTCAGACTCTCCGGAGACGCTCTATACCAACACGACGGAGCAGACCAGACCCCCGGGAGCTGTTGTCATTGACACCag GTCCTCTGATCCGGGGGACGCTCCTGAAGAcgacgaagacgaggaggaagacgaaCTGTTGACGACTAACTCCCCAGAACCGCCTGACCCGGTGGAACCAGAAGAGCCGGCGGACGAGAGCAGCCAGCCGGGTCGACTCCACCCGGAGCAGGACCTGCCCCACATCTTCAAG AGCATCCAGAGCGCCGTGGGCCGGCTCTCCGCGGAGGAGCTGCTCCGGTTCAAGGTCGGGTTCTGCCAGTGGGAGTCCCGGGTCGCCTTGACCCGGCTGCTGGAGGGAGACCTGCTGGACCTGGTGGACCGCATGCTGGAGGTCCTGG GTCCTGACCGCTCCCTGCTGCACACCATAAAGACTCTGGAGAGTATGAAGAAGAGCCACGAGGCCGAGGAGCTGAGGAAGAGTTGCAAGAAAG cgttGATCCGTTTCCAGCTGACTCAGAGTCTTCTCTCCGAGCACCAGACCCTCCGTGAGGGCGTGGTCCAGgcggggaggcggagcctcctgGAGAAGGTCTTCGTGGAGCCGCTGATCTCCACCCGCTGCCGGGGGGGCGTCGACCCCGCCCACGAGTtcgggccccgccccctttccacGCCGCCCGGCGCCGACGCCGCGGTGGGCCTGAGCGAGCTGTTCCGCCTCCGGAGGGCGGACGGCGAGCCGGTGAGGACGGTGGTGACCACGGCGCTGCCGGGCGGCGGCAtgtcggtgtgtgtggggaagttCTGTCTGGACTGGGCCCAGAGGACCGGgaaccag gacctcCAGTTCGTCTTCACCCTCTCGCTGCACAGTGTGTGGCGACTGAGCAGCAGACGACCTCCAGAGGACCTGACGGCCAtggagctgctggaggcccTCCACCCCGAGGTCAGGGGCCTGGGGGCCCTGGAGGCCCTCCACCCCGAGGTTAGGGGCCCAGGGGCCCTCCACCCCGAGGTCAGGGGCCCGGGGGCCCTGGAGGCCCTCCACCCCGAGGTCAGGGGCCCAGAGGACCTGGAGGCCCTCCACCCCGAGGTCAGGGGCCCAGAGGACCTGGAGGCCCTCCACCCCGAGGTCAGGGGCCCAGAGGACCTGGAGGCCCTCCACCCCGAGGTCAGGGGCCCGGGGGCCCTGGAGGCCCTGGAGGCCTGCAGGTACCTCATCATCATGGACTCACTCGATGGGTACCAAGGCACTCTGGACtgggag aacGCTCCGGTGCTCACGGACCCCCGCGCCAGAGCCCCCCCCGCCGTGCTGCTGGTGAACATCATCAGAGGCTCCGTGCTGCGCGGCGCCCGGGTCTGGATCCTCGGGCGCCACGCCGCCGTGAGCCAGATCCCTCCTCAACACGTCGACGTCGTCACGGAGATACGGGGCTTCAG CGATCAGAAGGTCGATGAGTTCTTGACGCTCCGCTTCAGCGACGCGGATCTGTCGGCGAAGATCATTCGCCATTATAAGCTCCTCCCCTCGCTCCGGATCCTCGCCCGGCAGCCCTTCGTGTGCTGGATGCTCGCCACCGTGTTCGAGCGCTGCTACCGTTACCACGGCTACGGGGCGCACCCCCCCAGGCTGACGCCGTTCTACGTCAACACCGTGATCATCCAGACCAACCGGCGCCTGCAGTTCTACTGCGGCAAGACGGACCATGAACTG aaaTGGTCGAGTGATGACAGGAAGCTGCTCACCGCGATGGGGAAGATGGCGTTGGAGATGCTGTTGGCGGACACCTCCGTGTTCTCCGTGGCGGACGTGGAGCGGAGCGGCGTGGCGCTGACGGAGGTGACGGTGTTCTCCGGCCTGTGCACCGAGctccccgccgccgcctcggggaggcggagcttctgcTTCATCCACTTCAGCTTCCAG GAgttcatggccgccctcttcgTCTTCACGGCGTTCCGCAACGAGTCCCTGAACGTTCTGGACGTTTCGGGGTCGCAGCCCTCGGCGCtgaaggctccgccccctccgacCGCGGCGGGCCTGGTGCAGAGCGCCGTGGCTCTGGCGCTCGCCGCCCCGCCCGGCCGCTACGACATGTTCCTGCGCTTCCTGTGCGGCGTGCTGTCGCCGGACTGCCACGCCGAGCGGCTGCAGGGCTTCCTGTTCGGCCGCAGGGCGCCCCCGGTGGCCGGGCTGGGCGACGCGCGGCGGCTGCTGGAGCGGAGCGTCCGGACCGCCGAGGAACGCCACCGGGACCGCCTGGACAACCTGAGGGAGTGCCTCAGGGAAATGACCCAGCAGGACGAGTGA